In Harpia harpyja isolate bHarHar1 chromosome Z, bHarHar1 primary haplotype, whole genome shotgun sequence, a single window of DNA contains:
- the TSEN2 gene encoding tRNA-splicing endonuclease subunit Sen2, producing the protein MAEAVFHPPRRKRRVFESYESPFPVDVGGKDFRICQAEIINNNVIVRNPEDIEQLYNKGYFGKGILSRSRPVYSISDPLLVTKWQGVNINMPIIASKKYQCRVQWAKSILQEQGFDDCSVTKILENYTKPLKLLVLEEDGAEQTGNSCNRMGPNTENTELSRQSSTDTGNAVAPSPENQNEGYKKACLGGDPAFDPVAICGSKQQEQDDSKEIAEVSCQKHGFLVHCGCKAKESTEQRSCEMIKSKECAPEYVLVQEEEEGSLCPEDESAHAQENLVKKEKLVCRRNPFRIFEYLQLSLEEAFFLVYALGCLSIYYGEEPLTILKLWEVFSEVKPNFKTTYMAYHYFRSKGWVPKVGLKYGTDLLLYRKGPPFYHASYSVIAELVDDNFEGPLRRPLSWKSLSGLNRTTVNASKELMLCYLIRPSDMTEEEMLTPECMKRIKVQELIVSRWVSSRERSEQDEL; encoded by the exons ATGGCAGAAGCAGTTTTTCATCCcccaagaaggaaaagaagagtttTTGAGTCGTATGAGTCCCCGTTTCCTGTGGATGTAGGTGGGAAGGATTTCAGAATATGCCAGGCTGAAATCATTAACAACAATGTTATTGTGAGGAACCCTGAAGATATTGAACAGCTGTATAACAAG gGCTATTTTGGAAAAGGTATCCTTTCAAGAAGTCGACCAGTGTACAGCATTTCAGATCCCTTACTGGTTACTAAGTGGCAAG GTGTTAACATAAACATGCCTATAATTGCATCAAAAAA GTACCAGTGTCGTGTTCAGTGGGCTAAAAGTATTTTGCAAGAGCAAGGATTTGATGACTGCTCGGTTACCAAAATTCTTGAAAATTACACTAAGCCTCTTAAGCTGCTGGTTTTGGAAGAGGATGGAGCTGAACAAACCGGTAATAGTTGCAACAGAATGGgcccaaatacagaaaatacagaactttCCAGACAATCTTCTACAGACACTGGAAATGCAGTAGCCCCAAGTCCTGAGAATCAGAATGAAGGCTACAAGAAAGCCTGTTTGGGAGGAGATCCAGCATTTGATCCTGTGGCCATATGTGGCTCTAAACAACAGGAACAAGATGACTCGAAGGAGATAGCTGAAGTGTCTTGCCAGAAGCATGGTTTTCTCGTGCATTGTGGCTGCAAGGCTAAGGAGAGCACAGAGCAAAGATCTTGTGAGATGATCAAGTCAAAAGAATGTGCTCCAGAGTATGTATTGgtgcaagaggaagaagaaggtagCTTATGTCCTGAAGATGAGTCTGCTCATGCgcaagaaaat CTTGTCAAGAAGGAAAAACTAGTATGCAGAAGAAATCCATTTAGGATTTTTGAATATTTACAACTCAGCTTGGAAGAG gcttttttcttGGTGTACGCGCTGGGATGTTTAAGTATTTATTACGGTGAG GAGCCTCTAACTATTTTGAAGCTATGGGAAGTTTTCAGCGAAGTGAAGCCCAATTTTAAAACTACCTACATGGCGTATCACTACTTCCGCAGTAAGGGTTGGGTCCCCAAAGTTGGACTGAAGTATGGAACTGATCTCT tGCTGTATCGAAAAGGCCCCCCCTTCTATCATGCAAG ttaCTCTGTCATTGCTGAATTAGTTGATGATAATTTTGAAGGTCCTCTTCGCAGACCACTCAGCTGGAAGTCCTTGTCTGGGTTGAACAGAACAACTGTTAATGCTTCTAAG GAACTTATGTT